The following proteins are co-located in the Lacticaseibacillus paracasei subsp. paracasei genome:
- a CDS encoding MFS transporter, whose protein sequence is MFKRWLILITLGLFFFMVIIDGTIVVVAVPTIASALAVSPSQVNLLLTVYLTTISVCLLFFGQLADQYGRTRLFIWGTYLFLIGSGLAGFGVNFQLILAARVVQAVGASMTMATSYAIVADVFPPAILGRALGIESIFISAGALAGPGIGGLILSQLPWGYIFWVNLPIGIVCLLVEWAVFPRTHAPSGKRGVDGRSFLQLIVIGGLLLLIQINKQPLFTGILVILIGSCAYWFWRHERQTDQAMLDTRLFSNQRFSRNLAASFLNYVAAYFFTLLAPIYLQLMLRLPVALSGYLLMLTPLVSLAANPVAGVLSDRFDRQRLMRIGLLMLVLTNVAFALLPHQTTIWPFVIVSVAFAVGTALFTNPNSVVLMQSVDATMRGQVGAATSLARQLGMSIGSAVAGLVFYQTLGIVSPHTTAVHAAPQALFVAQGVSFMLAAALFFIAVMLLRKKVENAKRTG, encoded by the coding sequence TTGTTCAAACGCTGGCTCATACTCATCACACTTGGTTTATTCTTCTTTATGGTGATTATTGATGGCACCATTGTTGTCGTTGCGGTACCGACCATCGCCTCGGCTTTGGCGGTGAGTCCGAGTCAGGTGAACTTGTTGCTGACGGTTTATCTCACCACGATCAGCGTTTGCCTGTTGTTCTTTGGTCAGTTGGCTGATCAATATGGCCGAACGCGGCTGTTCATCTGGGGCACCTATCTGTTTCTGATTGGCTCTGGGTTGGCTGGTTTTGGCGTTAACTTTCAGTTGATATTGGCCGCCCGAGTAGTGCAGGCAGTGGGTGCTAGTATGACCATGGCCACGAGTTATGCGATTGTTGCGGACGTTTTCCCACCCGCCATTTTGGGCCGTGCGCTGGGCATTGAATCGATCTTCATTTCAGCCGGCGCACTGGCCGGCCCTGGGATCGGTGGCCTGATCCTGAGTCAGTTGCCGTGGGGCTACATTTTCTGGGTGAACTTGCCGATTGGTATCGTGTGTTTGCTAGTCGAATGGGCGGTTTTTCCGCGAACACACGCACCCTCTGGGAAAAGGGGCGTCGATGGCCGCAGCTTCCTTCAATTGATTGTGATTGGCGGGTTGTTGTTGCTCATCCAGATCAACAAGCAACCGTTGTTCACCGGAATTCTGGTCATTTTGATTGGCAGCTGCGCCTATTGGTTTTGGCGTCACGAGCGGCAGACTGATCAAGCAATGCTTGATACTCGGTTGTTCAGCAACCAGCGCTTTTCACGGAATTTAGCGGCTTCGTTTTTGAACTATGTTGCGGCTTATTTTTTTACGCTGCTCGCACCGATTTATCTACAGTTGATGCTACGCTTGCCAGTGGCCTTGTCTGGGTATTTGTTGATGCTGACACCACTTGTTTCGTTGGCTGCCAATCCAGTGGCTGGGGTGCTTAGTGACCGCTTTGATCGCCAGCGACTCATGCGAATCGGCTTGCTGATGCTGGTTCTGACGAATGTGGCCTTTGCCTTGCTGCCTCATCAAACGACAATTTGGCCGTTTGTTATCGTGTCAGTCGCGTTTGCGGTTGGCACAGCGCTGTTCACGAATCCTAACAGTGTCGTGTTGATGCAAAGTGTCGATGCGACCATGCGGGGGCAGGTTGGCGCGGCCACTTCACTTGCTAGACAGTTGGGGATGAGTATCGGTAGCGCGGTTGCCGGTTTAGTGTTCTATCAAACCCTCGGGATCGTCAGCCCGCACACTACCGCCGTCCACGCCGCTCCGCAAGCTTTGTTCGTTGCGCAGGGTGTCAGCTTCATGCTAGCAGCTGCTCTGTTTTTCATCGCCGTCATGTTGTTACGAAAGAAGGTAGAAAATGCCAAAAGAACCGGATGA
- a CDS encoding MarR family winged helix-turn-helix transcriptional regulator, producing the protein MPKEPDELLSRVNILARHIQHDLDVALAPTTLSASNYYFILKLGKVDEMRQETLFKTIHLNPSNVTRRLAQLIALGLVAKRRSDEDKRAWIISLTPKGRRLIPMVTQIVADYEATLTAKLSEANKIEFVRMLDVLNETEKGSEF; encoded by the coding sequence ATGCCAAAAGAACCGGATGAATTGCTTTCAAGAGTCAATATCCTAGCGCGCCACATTCAACACGACTTGGATGTTGCGTTAGCGCCAACCACGCTCAGTGCGAGTAACTATTACTTTATCTTGAAGCTTGGCAAAGTCGATGAAATGCGGCAGGAAACACTTTTTAAAACGATTCACCTTAATCCCAGCAACGTCACACGCCGATTGGCCCAGCTGATTGCGTTGGGACTCGTCGCAAAACGCCGATCCGACGAGGACAAACGTGCTTGGATTATCAGCCTCACGCCAAAAGGCCGGCGCTTGATCCCGATGGTGACGCAAATTGTGGCCGATTATGAAGCCACTTTGACAGCAAAACTGTCTGAAGCTAACAAAATTGAATTTGTCAGGATGCTTGATGTGCTTAACGAAACTGAAAAGGGGTCGGAATTTTGA